The sequence GGGCTCACGGGGTTGGAGCTTGCAAAGGAGATCCTTGCCCTGAGGCCTGATATGCCTATCATCATGTGCACGGGCTTCAGTCACGTCGTGGATGCCCACTCCGCAAAGGCAGCCGGCATAAGGGCCTTTACCATGAAACCCCTGAT is a genomic window of Syntrophorhabdales bacterium containing:
- a CDS encoding response regulator codes for the protein GLTGLELAKEILALRPDMPIIMCTGFSHVVDAHSAKAAGIRAFTMKPLIKKEIAQTIRGVLDKES